In one Brassica oleracea var. oleracea cultivar TO1000 chromosome C9, BOL, whole genome shotgun sequence genomic region, the following are encoded:
- the LOC106318767 gene encoding uncharacterized protein LOC106318767, translated as MVSETWFRNLWKFPKKQHEGHKEKEVLGVLAFEVASLLSKLVHLWQSLSDKNVARLRDEITRSTGIKKLVSEDDDFVVRLIREEMMESVENVAKAVARLSSKCSDPKLKSFESCFGEMMVTGADPYGWQFGWKKMDRKVKRMERFISSNASLYQETEILADLEQSFRRMLTSESATDNLLEWQRKVAWKRHEVKTLQDASLWNRTYDYTVLLLVRSIFTILTRTKHVFGISYRVEASDVSSADSDFIGRSQSVSTILTHQSESTGPPRFASGPLGIFTGPASGSAATRSTKMGDFLSLSTESPKSGPLVAEKNKRFNFYSGQLGKITSKSGPLLGMGKHNKKMGQTQTPERPSVSSAKKQTKPNRLTQVGPFKGCMVSHDGVNPHSTRTQNGARSSSGEHHHHENLTFPSRPKLSDAAPNTLGAACLALHYANVIIVIERFVASPHLIGDDARDDLYNMLPASVRTSLRERLKPYSKNLSSSTVYDPGLAKDWTDAMAGILEWLGPLAHNMIKWQSERSYEHQSLVSRTHIVLAQTLFFANQQKTETIITELLVGLNYVWRFGRELNAKALQECTTSSKTLEKCLDTDKK; from the coding sequence ATGGTTTCAGAGACTTGGTTTCGCAATCTATGGAAATTCCCAAAGAAACAGCACGAAGGCCATAAAGAGAAGGAGGTGCTCGGAGTATTAGCCTTCGAGGTCGCGAGCTTACTCTCCAAACTCGTTCATCTATGGCAGTCTCTGAGCGACAAGAACGTCGCTAGGCTTAGGGACGAGATAACACGCTCCACGGGTATCAAGAAGCTAGTTTCGGAAGACGATGACTTCGTCGTGAGGCTAATACGCGAAGAGATGATGGAGAGCGTCGAGAATGTAGCGAAAGCTGTTGCTAGGCTCTCTAGCAAATGCAGTGATCCCAAGCTGAAGAGCTTTGAGAGTTGTTTCGGTGAGATGATGGTGACTGGTGCTGACCCGTACGGGTGGCAGTTTGGGTGGAAGAAGATGGATAGGAAAGTGAAGAGGATGGAGCGTTTTATTTCGTCGAACGCGAGTCTTTACCAAGAGACTGAGATTTTGGCGGATCTTGAACAGAGTTTCAGGAGAATGCTGACTAGCGAATCAGCAACGGACAATCTATTGGAGTGGCAGAGAAAAGTCGCGTGGAAAAGACACGAAGTGAAGACTCTGCAGGATGCGTCTCTTTGGAACCGTACTTATGACTATACGGTTCTTCTCCTGGTTAGATCGATTTTCACGATCTTGACTAGGACTAAACATGTTTTTGGGATTAGTTACAGAGTAGAGGCTAGCGATGTTAGCTCTGCGGATTCTGATTTCATCGGTCGTAGCCAATCGGTTTCTACTATTTTGACTCATCAATCTGAGAGTACTGGTCCTCCTAGATTTGCTTCTGGTCCTCTTGGGATATTCACCGGTCCAGCGTCAGGCTCAGCTGCTACAAGGTCAACGAAGATGGGCGATTTCCTTTCTCTCAGCACTGAGTCCCCTAAGTCTGGTCCTCTTGTTGCAGAGAAGAACAAACGTTTCAATTTTTACTCGGGTCAGCTCGGGAAGATCACCTCCAAGTCAGGACCGCTTCTCGGAATGGGCAAACATAACAAGAAGATGGGGCAGACTCAGACTCCTGAAAGGCCTTCAGTCTCCTCAGCGAAAAAGCAAACCAAACCCAACCGGTTAACACAGGTTGGTCCGTTTAAAGGCTGCATGGTGTCTCACGACGGTGTTAATCCTCACAGCACTAGGACACAGAACGGAGCTAGGAGTAGTAGTGGTGAGCATCATCATCATGAAAACTTGACGTTTCCTTCTCGGCCCAAGCTGTCAGACGCTGCTCCCAACACCCTCGGTGCCGCTTGCTTAGCGCTACACTACGCTAACGTCATCATCGTGATAGAGAGATTCGTTGCGTCTCCTCACTTGATAGGTGACGATGCGAGAGACGACCTTTACAACATGTTACCGGCGAGCGTGAGAACATCTCTGAGAGAGAGGCTAAAGCCCTACTCGAAAAACTTGAGTTCTTCCACGGTTTATGATCCAGGACTAGCGAAAGACTGGACAGACGCGATGGCGGGGATCCTGGAATGGCTTGGTCCGTTGGCTCACAACATGATTAAATGGCAGTCGGAGAGGAGTTACGAGCACCAGAGCTTGGTTTCGAGGACGCACATAGTTCTCGCGCAAACCCTTTTCTTTGCGAACCAGCAGAAGACGGAAACCATCATTACTGAGCTTCTCGTTGGGCTGAACTACGTTTGGAGATTTGGGAGAGAGCTTAACGCTAAAGCTCTTCAAGAGTGTACCACTAGTAGTAAAACCCTTGAGAAATGTTTGGACACAGACAAGAAGTGA